CGACCATCGACGGAGAGACATTCAATGAGTTGTTAGGGGCTATGTCCGGTGTGATGGAGGAAACCTACACGCAGAACATTGATTTTTCCGGAATGACCGCAGATATGACGGTAAAAATTTACAAAGACAGTAAACTGCCGGCGCTGATTTCCATGACGATGGACGGCGATGGAATGAGTCTGGCAGATCAGGACGGAGTCTCAGTCAGCCTGGATAAGTTAAGCTATGAGTTGAAGATTACATCCTATGACAGCCTGGATAAGATTGAGATTCCTCAGGAAGCATTGGATGCGCCGGAACTGGAGGAGAGTCTGGAAGATCTGGAGGGCATGTAAGCTTTATAGATCGCTGAGAGGTAAAGGAGACAAAGGATATACGATATACCGGATAAGATTTTACGAGGTGAGATTTTAGAAGGCAAGGACAGCATAAGGAAATGACAAAGAAGGGAGTTTGACATAAAAGATGTCGGCAGAAAATAAGAAACCACAGATCTGCGCGGCGCTTCTGGCACATGTAGATGCCGGTAAGACCACGCTTGCAGAAAGTCTGCTTTATAAAACAGGAGAGATCAGGTCTTTGGGCAGGGTAGATAATCAGGATGCATTTTTAGATACCTACGATCTGGAGCGGGCCAGAGGAATTACGATTTTTTCCAAACAGGCATCGCTACATCTGAAAGACTGGGACATTACCCTTTTGGATACACCGGGGCATGTGGACTTTTCAGCGGAAATGGAGCGGACACTTCAGGTGTTGGATTATGCCGTTCTTCTGATCAATGGGGCGGACGGTGTTCAGGGTCATACAGAAACGCTGTGGAAGCTTTTAAAACGATATCAGGTGCCAACCTTCCTTTTTGTGAATAAAATGGATCAGGAGGGGACAGACTCAGCAAAGCTTCTCGGGGAACTGAAAGAACGGCTCAGCAGCCAGTGCGTGGATTTTACCGTGGAAGAAAATGAGGATTTTTTTGAAGAAATTGCAACCTGTGACGAGAAACTTCTGGAATATTATCTGGAAGAGGGACAGGTGGAAGTAAGTCAGATCCGGCAAATGATCTGCGAACGGAAGCTGTTTCCCTGTTATTTTGGGTCTGCATTAAAGGTGGAAGGAATCGATGCATTTCTGGAGGGTCTCAATACATTTTTGGCAAAACCGGTGTATCCGGAAGAATTTGCTGCAAAAGTGTACAAGATTTCCAGAGATGAACAGGGCACACGTCTGACACATATGAAAATAACCGGTGGAAGCCTGAAGGTGAAAGATCTTCTGAAGGGAATGACAACAGAAGGGGAAGACTGGGAAGAAAAAGTGAATCAGATCCGGGTGTACTCCGGGGCGAAATATGAAGCAAAGCAGACGATCTCAGCCGGAGAGATCTGCAGTGTGACGGGGCTTACAAAAACCTGGCCGGGAGAAGGTCTTGGGGCGGAGCCTGAGGCAGAAGATCCGGTTCTGGAACCGGTACTTCGTTATCGGCTCTTGCTTCCGGAAGATGCAGATGCAAGAGTGGTGCTTCCGCAGATTCGGCAGTTGGAAGAAGAGGAACCGCTGCTTCATGTATTGTGGGAAGAATCCCATCAGGAAATCTATGTGCAGTTGATGGGAGAAGTGCAGATAGATGTGTTGAAAAGTATGATCTGGGAACGCTATCATTATCGGGTGGAATTGGATCACGGCTCCATTCTTTATAAAGAAACCATTCAGGAACCGGTGGAAGGAGTGGGACATTTTGAACCGCTGAGACATTATGCGGAGGTACATCTTCTGCTGGAACCGGGAGAAACAGGAAGTGGTCTGCAGTTTTTCAGTCAGTGCAAGGAAGATCTTCTGGATCGGAATTGGCAGAGACTGATTCTGACCCATTTGGAAGAAAAAGAACATAAGGGGGTTCTGACCGGTTCGCCGATCACGGATATGCGGATCACGCTGATCGCAGGAAGAGCACATCTGAAACATACAGAGGGCGGAGATTTCCGTCAGGCGACCTACCGGGCAGTACGCCAGGGACTGAAAAAGGCAAACTCTGTTCTTCTGGAACCCTATTACAGTTATCGTCTGGAAATACCGGCGGATATGACAGGCCGTGCCATGTCTGATATTCAGCGGATGAAAGGACAGGTAAATCTACCGGAGATGACGGAAGACAGAGCGATTCTGACCGGAAGTGTACCGGTCTCTACGATGCGGGATTATCAGGTAGAAGTGACGGCCTATACAAAGGGAAGAGGGTATCTGTCCTGTATTTTTAAAGGCTATGAACCCTGCCATAATACAGAAGAAGTGCTGGAAGCTATCGGCTATGATTCGGAGAGAGATCTTGCGAATCCTACCGGCTCTGTATTCTGTGCGCATGGAGCGGGTTTTGTGGTTCCGTGGGATCAGGTGGAAGAGCATATGCACCTGGAGACGAAAGAATTGCTGAAAAGTCCGGAAGAAAAAATGGAAGATCTGGAAAAAGAAGCGGCTATCTTACGTGCAAGAAAAGAGCGGGTTCGCATGGTGCTTTCTCAGGAAGAGGAAAAAGAACTGCAGAAAATGATGGAGCAGTCTTACCGGAAATGGGAAAAGCAACGGAGATTTTCCTATGGCAAATCCAGGATCCGACGGGAGGAATACACGCCGGTATATCGGGGACAGAAAAAGAAATTAGAGAAAGAATATCTTCTGGTGGACGGGTATAATATTATCTTTG
This window of the Mediterraneibacter butyricigenes genome carries:
- a CDS encoding translation factor GTPase family protein — its product is MSAENKKPQICAALLAHVDAGKTTLAESLLYKTGEIRSLGRVDNQDAFLDTYDLERARGITIFSKQASLHLKDWDITLLDTPGHVDFSAEMERTLQVLDYAVLLINGADGVQGHTETLWKLLKRYQVPTFLFVNKMDQEGTDSAKLLGELKERLSSQCVDFTVEENEDFFEEIATCDEKLLEYYLEEGQVEVSQIRQMICERKLFPCYFGSALKVEGIDAFLEGLNTFLAKPVYPEEFAAKVYKISRDEQGTRLTHMKITGGSLKVKDLLKGMTTEGEDWEEKVNQIRVYSGAKYEAKQTISAGEICSVTGLTKTWPGEGLGAEPEAEDPVLEPVLRYRLLLPEDADARVVLPQIRQLEEEEPLLHVLWEESHQEIYVQLMGEVQIDVLKSMIWERYHYRVELDHGSILYKETIQEPVEGVGHFEPLRHYAEVHLLLEPGETGSGLQFFSQCKEDLLDRNWQRLILTHLEEKEHKGVLTGSPITDMRITLIAGRAHLKHTEGGDFRQATYRAVRQGLKKANSVLLEPYYSYRLEIPADMTGRAMSDIQRMKGQVNLPEMTEDRAILTGSVPVSTMRDYQVEVTAYTKGRGYLSCIFKGYEPCHNTEEVLEAIGYDSERDLANPTGSVFCAHGAGFVVPWDQVEEHMHLETKELLKSPEEKMEDLEKEAAILRARKERVRMVLSQEEEKELQKMMEQSYRKWEKQRRFSYGKSRIRREEYTPVYRGQKKKLEKEYLLVDGYNIIFAWEELNDLAKVNIDAARDKLADLLSNYQGFVKSTLILVFDAYRLEGHAEEILKYHNIYIVYTKEAETADQYIERTAHEMGRKYQVTVATSDGTEQVIIRGQGCFLMSARELKEEVERVSNLIRQEYLGKEMSGKNYLFDYLDPEIAEQMEKTRLGGQTHDKKDE